The following coding sequences lie in one Fusobacterium russii ATCC 25533 genomic window:
- the rsmD gene encoding 16S rRNA (guanine(966)-N(2))-methyltransferase RsmD: MRIIAGEAKNRKLKTRKGFDTRPTLESVKESLFSIIAPYLEGSVFLDLFSGSGSIALEAISRGAKRAVMIEKDSEALRYIIENIDSLGFTDRCRAYKNDVLRAIEILGKKGEKFDIIFMDPPYQDELCKKVLKKIEKENILKEDGLIICEHHLYENLEDEIATFRKTDERKYNKKILTFYTK; encoded by the coding sequence ATGAGAATAATAGCTGGAGAGGCAAAAAATAGAAAATTAAAAACAAGAAAAGGTTTTGATACAAGACCAACTTTAGAAAGTGTTAAAGAATCTCTTTTTTCCATTATTGCTCCATATTTAGAAGGAAGTGTTTTCTTAGATTTATTCAGTGGAAGTGGCAGTATTGCTCTTGAAGCTATAAGTCGTGGTGCAAAGAGAGCTGTTATGATAGAAAAAGATAGTGAGGCATTGAGATATATTATTGAAAACATTGATAGTCTTGGCTTTACTGATAGATGTAGAGCATATAAAAATGATGTGCTGAGAGCCATAGAAATCCTTGGAAAAAAAGGTGAAAAATTTGATATAATTTTTATGGATCCACCATATCAGGATGAGCTTTGCAAAAAAGTATTAAAAAAAATTGAAAAAGAAAATATTTTAAAAGAAGATGGCTTGATAATCTGTGAACATCATCTATATGAAAATTTAGAAGATGAAATTGCCACTTTTAGAAAAACAGATGAGAGAAAATATAATAAAAAAATCTTAACTTTTTACACCAAATAA
- the queA gene encoding tRNA preQ1(34) S-adenosylmethionine ribosyltransferase-isomerase QueA: MSTYLNDYDYFLPEELIGQIPREPRDHSKLMVIDKNKNTVEHCYFFDIIDYLRAGDVLVRNSTKVIPARIFGHKDTGGILEILLIKRIDIDTWECLLKPAKKLKLGQIIYIGENNLLIAELLEIKEDGNRVLKFYYEGTFEENLDKLGNMPLPPYITKTLKNRDRYQTVYAIKGESVAAPTAGLHFTKELLKKIEDKGIQIVDIFLEVGLGTFRPVQAENVLDHKMHEELFEISEESANIINRAKDEGRRIISVGTTATRALESSVDENGKLIPQKKETGIFIYPGYKFKVIDGLITNFHLPKSTLLMLVSALYDRKKILEIYELAVKEKYHFFSFGDAMFIY, from the coding sequence ATGTCCACTTATTTGAATGATTATGATTATTTTTTACCGGAGGAGCTCATAGGACAAATACCTAGAGAACCTAGAGATCATTCTAAACTTATGGTAATAGATAAAAACAAAAATACTGTTGAACATTGTTATTTTTTTGATATTATTGACTATCTGAGAGCTGGAGATGTACTTGTTAGAAACTCAACTAAAGTAATCCCCGCAAGAATATTTGGTCATAAAGATACAGGTGGCATTTTAGAAATTTTACTTATTAAAAGAATTGATATTGATACTTGGGAATGTCTTTTAAAACCGGCTAAAAAACTCAAATTAGGACAAATAATTTATATAGGAGAAAATAATTTATTAATAGCTGAACTTTTAGAAATTAAAGAAGATGGAAATAGAGTTTTAAAGTTTTATTATGAAGGAACTTTTGAAGAAAACTTGGATAAATTAGGAAATATGCCTCTACCTCCATATATTACAAAAACTTTAAAAAATAGAGATAGATACCAAACTGTATATGCTATAAAGGGTGAATCAGTCGCTGCTCCAACTGCCGGTCTTCATTTTACAAAAGAACTTCTTAAAAAAATTGAAGATAAGGGAATCCAGATTGTAGATATATTTTTAGAAGTTGGTTTAGGTACTTTTAGACCTGTACAGGCTGAAAATGTCCTAGATCATAAAATGCATGAAGAATTATTTGAAATTTCTGAAGAAAGTGCTAATATAATAAATAGAGCTAAAGATGAAGGAAGAAGAATTATATCAGTGGGAACTACTGCTACAAGAGCTTTAGAATCTTCTGTTGATGAAAATGGTAAATTAATTCCACAAAAAAAAGAAACTGGAATTTTCATATATCCCGGTTATAAGTTTAAAGTAATTGATGGACTTATTACTAATTTTCATCTCCCAAAATCGACTTTACTAATGCTAGTTTCAGCTCTTTATGATAGAAAAAAAATACTTGAAATCTATGAACTTGCAGTTAAAGAAAAATATCATTTTTTTAGTTTTGGAGATGCAATGTTTATTTATTAA
- the xseB gene encoding exodeoxyribonuclease VII small subunit: MRKNSFEEYLKNLDEIIEKLESGNLSLDESIKEYEQAMKNIKSASKLLNEAEGKLFKVLEKNGEIDIEEI; the protein is encoded by the coding sequence ATGAGAAAAAATAGTTTTGAAGAGTATTTAAAAAATTTAGATGAGATTATTGAAAAATTAGAAAGTGGAAATTTAAGTTTAGATGAATCTATAAAAGAGTATGAACAAGCTATGAAGAATATAAAATCTGCATCCAAATTATTAAATGAAGCTGAAGGCAAACTGTTTAAAGTTTTAGAAAAGAATGGTGAAATAGATATAGAGGAGATTTAA